In one window of Spartinivicinus marinus DNA:
- the motA gene encoding flagellar motor stator protein MotA: protein MFKIIGILVVIGSVIGGYVLAKGELLAIWQPLELLIICGASLGAFFIANPFSTFTDVLKQIPTVLFGSKFNNAFFMDLLGLLYELLNKSRRDGMMAIEADLEDPAGSAIFSRYPVILRDHHLTEFIADYLRLMSSGNMAPHELESLFDMEIETRVEELEHPFHAVTKVADGLPGFGIVAAVLGIVITMKDLGGPAEELGAHVAAALVGTFLGILFAYGFVGPMSQAMEHNVQEELNAYECVKACLVASLGGMPPALSVEFGRKALYAHSRPSFVELEQHIRSR, encoded by the coding sequence ATGTTTAAGATCATAGGTATTTTAGTTGTCATCGGTAGTGTGATTGGTGGCTATGTCCTGGCGAAAGGGGAGTTGCTAGCTATTTGGCAGCCTCTGGAGTTATTAATTATTTGTGGCGCTTCGTTAGGTGCTTTTTTTATTGCCAATCCCTTTTCTACATTTACTGATGTATTGAAGCAAATTCCTACTGTTTTATTTGGTTCAAAATTTAATAATGCCTTTTTTATGGATTTATTGGGTTTATTATATGAACTTTTAAATAAAAGTCGTCGTGATGGCATGATGGCAATAGAAGCCGATTTGGAAGACCCTGCTGGTAGTGCCATCTTTTCCCGTTACCCCGTTATTTTACGTGATCACCACTTGACCGAGTTTATTGCTGACTACTTACGCCTGATGTCATCTGGCAATATGGCACCTCATGAGTTGGAAAGTCTGTTTGATATGGAAATTGAAACCCGAGTTGAAGAGCTTGAACACCCCTTTCATGCAGTCACTAAAGTAGCTGATGGTCTACCTGGGTTTGGTATTGTGGCTGCTGTATTAGGTATTGTGATTACCATGAAAGACCTGGGAGGCCCAGCTGAAGAGCTTGGTGCTCATGTTGCTGCTGCATTGGTTGGGACTTTTTTAGGGATTTTATTTGCCTATGGTTTTGTTGGGCCGATGTCTCAGGCAATGGAGCATAACGTACAGGAGGAGCTTAATGCATATGAATGTGTAAAAGCGTGTCTGGTGGCCTCTTTAGGGGGGATGCCACCGGCGTTATCAGTTGAGTTTGGCCGCAAAGCACTCTATGCCCATTCTCGTCCATCCTTCGTCGAGCTGGAGCAGCATATTAGATCACGGTAG
- the motB gene encoding flagellar motor protein MotB: MEREESIVIKRYKKGGHGHHGGSWKIAFADFATAMMAFFLVLWLISQSTEEQKVIIAGYFQDPTGQSDKASPYAIDLGGSPMVSNQSGIGSPKEHKKQQDKVDELTEVGAKTTLADQMEKQRLEALLTELKKKVKENPVLRKFKDQLIMDVTPNGLRIQIVDADKKPMFASGSAELKFYFEDILLELAPMIASVPNKISIGGHTDATPFGTRDDYGNWELSADRANTARRTLLFGGVKIKQVAQVVGLGDSVLFDAKKPKSPVNRRIDILILSKQAELNLSRVSGKSKAVEKDSANPQQPLLKRNQLNIFDAKDKAKLNQP; the protein is encoded by the coding sequence ATGGAACGTGAAGAATCGATAGTCATCAAGCGGTATAAAAAGGGGGGGCATGGTCATCATGGTGGCTCATGGAAGATCGCATTTGCTGATTTCGCTACAGCAATGATGGCGTTTTTTCTGGTGCTCTGGCTGATTTCCCAGTCGACTGAAGAACAAAAAGTTATCATTGCTGGCTACTTCCAAGACCCTACAGGTCAAAGTGACAAAGCTAGCCCCTATGCGATTGACTTAGGTGGTAGCCCGATGGTTTCAAATCAAAGTGGTATTGGGTCGCCAAAAGAGCACAAAAAGCAGCAAGACAAGGTGGATGAGCTGACGGAGGTTGGGGCCAAGACTACGCTGGCAGATCAAATGGAAAAGCAGCGTTTGGAAGCCCTGCTGACTGAGCTTAAGAAAAAAGTAAAAGAAAACCCAGTATTAAGAAAGTTCAAAGATCAACTGATTATGGATGTGACGCCAAATGGTTTGCGGATTCAGATTGTTGATGCAGATAAAAAGCCTATGTTTGCTAGTGGTAGTGCTGAGTTAAAATTTTATTTTGAAGATATTTTATTAGAGCTGGCACCAATGATAGCGTCAGTACCCAATAAAATAAGTATTGGTGGTCATACTGATGCAACGCCATTTGGTACTCGAGACGATTATGGTAACTGGGAGCTTTCAGCTGATCGAGCTAATACTGCGCGTAGAACACTGCTATTTGGGGGAGTGAAAATAAAGCAAGTTGCCCAAGTCGTTGGATTGGGAGACTCGGTATTATTTGATGCTAAAAAACCAAAAAGCCCGGTGAATCGTCGAATTGATATTTTAATTTTAAGCAAGCAAGCAGAATTGAACTTGTCACGAGTATCTGGTAAGTCCAAAGCTGTAGAGAAAGACTCAGCAAACCCGCAGCAACCATTGCTAAAGCGTAACCAATTAAATATCTTTGATGCTAAAGATAAGGCTAAGCTAAATCAGCCTTAG
- the rsgA gene encoding small ribosomal subunit biogenesis GTPase RsgA gives MSKRRLNRRQAWRIEKIQQERAKRAEKKGNTSEQQLSSSELGPEQHGLITTHYGTQIDVEPLDQPGTRYRCHIRANLPALVTGDHVVWRAGADFTGVVVASLPRKSLLSRPDSRGQLKPVAANIDYIVIVVAPRPTPYANLIDRYLVAAELTDIEPVILLNKTDLLTKEPELEAPLTNMLKIYSDIGYQVLQASTALDHGLDQLTSLLDAHTSVFVGQSGVGKSSLVNMLLPDVEAKVGDLSVASGKGTHTTTAATLFHFPTGGKLIDSPGIREFALWPMDRFTLAQGFKEFREVLGLCKFRDCQHEQEPGCALRQAVTDEKIHPNRMASFKHIAQSLDDGDSY, from the coding sequence ATGAGTAAACGTCGCCTAAACCGCCGCCAAGCTTGGCGAATTGAAAAAATCCAGCAAGAGCGCGCCAAGCGAGCCGAAAAAAAAGGCAACACATCAGAGCAGCAACTTAGCTCAAGTGAACTTGGCCCTGAACAGCATGGACTGATTACTACCCACTATGGCACTCAAATTGATGTTGAGCCATTAGATCAACCAGGAACGCGCTATCGTTGCCATATAAGAGCAAACCTTCCAGCGCTGGTAACTGGTGATCATGTTGTCTGGCGTGCAGGTGCCGACTTTACTGGAGTAGTAGTTGCCAGCCTACCAAGGAAGTCATTGCTATCTCGCCCTGATAGCCGGGGCCAGTTAAAACCAGTAGCTGCCAATATAGATTATATCGTGATTGTGGTGGCTCCGCGGCCTACTCCTTATGCAAATTTAATTGACCGTTACTTGGTTGCTGCTGAGCTAACAGACATAGAGCCTGTAATCTTACTTAATAAAACGGACTTACTCACCAAAGAGCCCGAACTTGAAGCACCGCTGACAAATATGCTGAAAATTTACAGCGACATTGGTTATCAGGTACTGCAAGCCTCCACAGCATTGGACCATGGCCTTGACCAACTCACTTCACTACTTGATGCCCATACCAGTGTGTTTGTTGGTCAGTCCGGGGTTGGTAAGTCATCTTTGGTTAATATGCTGCTACCTGATGTTGAAGCTAAAGTAGGAGACTTATCAGTTGCCTCAGGGAAAGGCACCCATACCACAACAGCCGCAACACTTTTTCACTTCCCCACTGGCGGTAAACTGATTGACTCACCCGGCATTCGTGAATTTGCCCTGTGGCCAATGGATCGTTTTACTTTAGCGCAGGGTTTTAAAGAGTTTAGAGAAGTGCTTGGGCTGTGTAAATTTCGCGACTGCCAACATGAGCAAGAGCCTGGCTGTGCTTTGCGCCAAGCAGTAACAGATGAAAAAATTCACCCAAACCGAATGGCCAGCTTCAAGCATATTGCACAGTCTTTAGACGATGGTGACTCTTACTAA
- the orn gene encoding oligoribonuclease gives MSKAENLIWIDLEMTGLDPEQHRIIEIATIVTDRDLEVIAEGPVFAIHQPEEHMLTMDEWCTTTHGQTGLTERVKNSNIDEAHAEKLTIEFLQQFVDAGISPMCGNTIGQDRRFLVKYMPKLEKFFHYRSIDVSTLKELAQRWTPEILKHINKKNSHLALEDIRESIEELRYYREHFIRLDAKSREPS, from the coding sequence ATGTCGAAAGCTGAAAACCTGATCTGGATTGACCTTGAAATGACAGGGCTAGACCCTGAACAGCACCGGATTATAGAGATTGCCACTATCGTGACAGATCGGGATTTAGAAGTAATTGCTGAAGGCCCCGTTTTTGCTATTCACCAGCCGGAAGAGCATATGCTAACCATGGATGAGTGGTGTACCACAACCCATGGGCAAACAGGACTTACCGAGCGGGTAAAAAACAGCAATATTGATGAAGCGCACGCGGAAAAACTTACCATTGAGTTCTTGCAACAATTTGTTGATGCAGGGATATCGCCTATGTGTGGTAATACCATCGGCCAGGACCGGCGTTTTTTAGTGAAGTATATGCCTAAGTTGGAAAAATTCTTTCACTATCGCAGTATTGATGTCAGCACTCTCAAAGAACTTGCCCAGCGTTGGACCCCGGAAATTTTGAAACACATCAACAAGAAAAACTCTCATCTGGCTTTAGAGGATATTCGCGAGTCAATTGAAGAGCTTCGCTATTATCGAGAGCACTTTATTCGTCTAGATGCTAAATCCAGAGAGCCAAGCTAA